A stretch of Chloroflexota bacterium DNA encodes these proteins:
- the glmU gene encoding bifunctional UDP-N-acetylglucosamine diphosphorylase/glucosamine-1-phosphate N-acetyltransferase GlmU, with translation MIGVVVLAAGQGVRMNSKLPKVLHRLAGKQMITYVLEAVQSIDAKEVVVVLGRGGGQVRQTLGDTLTFVEQNEPLGTGHAVWQAQSRLQGRVETVLVLYGDTPLIRGATLQHLSDTHTQSRACITMLTGMVDDPIGYGRIVRSADGRMMAIVEEEAANSEQKLIKEVNGGVYCFTADWLWQNLSLLPISRKGEYYLTDLVSIAVGQRQLVETCPVTDLAELKGINNRVQLAEAEEELRWRVRRDLMLSGVTLIQPSSIFIDADVQIGRDTIIYPNTFLEGKTRIGEDCLIGPNSHVIDSSIGDRCRIVASMLEEVSVAEGVNIGPFSHLRLGAHLAADVFVGNFAEIKKSRLGRATQVHHFSYLGDAIIGERANIGAGTVTCNYDSETKRKSSTVIEDDAAIGSDTLLVAPVRVGAGAVTGSGAVVTKDVPPGHLVVGVPARVKRKVKNI, from the coding sequence GTGATAGGGGTCGTAGTTTTGGCGGCCGGACAAGGCGTACGCATGAATTCTAAATTGCCTAAGGTGTTGCACCGTCTCGCCGGCAAACAGATGATCACCTATGTCCTCGAGGCGGTACAGTCTATCGATGCCAAAGAGGTCGTCGTCGTGCTCGGCCGTGGTGGGGGGCAGGTGCGCCAAACACTTGGCGACACTCTCACTTTCGTCGAGCAAAACGAACCGTTGGGCACTGGACACGCCGTTTGGCAAGCCCAATCACGGTTGCAGGGCAGGGTTGAGACAGTGTTGGTGCTTTATGGTGATACGCCCTTGATCCGTGGAGCTACTCTTCAACATCTAAGCGATACTCACACCCAAAGTAGGGCCTGCATAACTATGCTTACCGGCATGGTCGACGATCCCATCGGCTATGGTCGGATCGTGCGCAGCGCAGATGGGCGGATGATGGCCATCGTTGAGGAGGAGGCAGCTAACTCCGAGCAGAAACTGATCAAAGAGGTTAACGGTGGTGTCTATTGCTTTACCGCTGATTGGCTATGGCAAAACCTATCTCTCCTCCCTATCAGCCGCAAGGGAGAATACTATCTGACGGATCTGGTCAGCATCGCCGTTGGTCAAAGGCAACTTGTAGAGACCTGTCCTGTCACCGATCTTGCTGAACTTAAAGGAATCAATAACCGCGTACAGCTTGCCGAGGCCGAAGAGGAGCTACGCTGGCGTGTGCGCCGAGATTTGATGCTCTCCGGAGTAACCCTGATCCAGCCGAGCTCCATTTTCATCGATGCCGATGTCCAGATAGGGCGAGATACGATTATCTACCCGAATACCTTTCTGGAGGGAAAGACGCGGATTGGCGAAGATTGCCTTATCGGTCCCAATAGCCATGTCATTGATTCTAGTATTGGCGACCGCTGCCGCATCGTCGCTTCGATGCTGGAGGAGGTTAGCGTTGCCGAAGGGGTTAATATCGGTCCGTTCTCTCACCTGCGTCTTGGTGCTCACCTGGCCGCTGACGTATTTGTAGGTAATTTTGCTGAGATCAAAAAGTCGCGATTGGGCCGCGCGACACAGGTGCATCACTTCAGCTATTTGGGGGATGCCATCATCGGTGAGCGCGCTAACATTGGGGCGGGCACTGTGACCTGCAACTATGATAGTGAGACGAAGAGGAAGAGCAGCACGGTGATCGAGGATGACGCAGCCATCGGCAGTGATACGTTGCTGGTAGCACCGGTACGGGTAGGAGCTGGGGCGGTGACCGGTTCTGGAGCTGTTGTTACCAAGGATGTGCCCCCAGGTCACCTGGTTGTTGGGGTGCCAGCCAGGGTGAAGCGGAAGGTGAAGAATATCTGA
- the dapF gene encoding diaminopimelate epimerase — protein sequence MHGVGNDFILVDAQGEPNLDWKDLAVKVCDRHFGVGADGLIALDTSKSADFRMRIFNPDGSEAEMCGNGIRCLARYVYDRDWTEKGRLIIDTLAGPKDIFLNIEHGEVRGITVDMGRPVFEPSRIPVNLEETIIKDYPLEVAGKAYRITCLSMGNPHAVIFFPKQGEVERLAVEQIGPLLEKHPLFPQRTNVEFCAVLDRRTIRMRVWERGVGETLACGSGACASTVAAQIHGLVDPEVTLILNGGNLGVRWSGRDEPVYMTGEAKYICLGEYFYEPGD from the coding sequence ATGCACGGTGTGGGGAATGATTTTATTCTGGTCGACGCGCAGGGTGAACCGAATCTTGATTGGAAAGACCTGGCCGTGAAGGTATGCGACCGTCATTTTGGTGTCGGAGCAGATGGTTTAATCGCCCTGGACACTTCAAAATCAGCCGACTTCAGGATGAGAATATTCAATCCTGATGGCAGCGAGGCAGAGATGTGTGGCAACGGCATCCGCTGTCTGGCCCGCTACGTCTACGATCGAGACTGGACAGAGAAAGGGCGATTGATCATCGACACCTTGGCCGGCCCAAAGGATATCTTCCTGAACATAGAGCACGGCGAGGTGCGGGGTATCACTGTCGATATGGGACGACCAGTCTTCGAGCCATCACGCATCCCAGTGAACCTGGAAGAAACTATCATTAAAGACTATCCCCTCGAGGTCGCTGGTAAGGCTTACCGGATTACTTGCCTTTCTATGGGTAATCCTCACGCCGTAATCTTTTTCCCCAAGCAGGGAGAGGTGGAAAGGCTAGCAGTGGAGCAGATCGGGCCACTTCTTGAAAAGCACCCTCTTTTCCCCCAGCGGACGAACGTAGAATTCTGCGCCGTGCTGGATCGCCGGACGATAAGGATGCGCGTTTGGGAACGGGGAGTTGGAGAGACCCTCGCCTGTGGCAGCGGGGCTTGTGCCAGCACCGTAGCGGCGCAAATCCATGGGTTAGTCGATCCCGAGGTCACGCTGATCCTTAACGGTGGAAACCTGGGCGTCCGCTGGTCTGGAAGGGACGAACCGGTCTATATGACAGGCGAGGCCAAGTACATCTGTCTAGGAGAATATTTCTATGAGCCAGGAGATTAA
- the dapB gene encoding 4-hydroxy-tetrahydrodipicolinate reductase, which translates to MMTRIVIVGVAGRMGHQVATAALQDKDIEVVGGIESSAHPDLGKDMGLLCGQAPIGVLVSDNLAEALRQADTIVEFTNPAASIEHLQIVTQYGKAAVIGTTGFDTAQLEAIRQMSTHVPILLSPNMSIGVNVLLRMVPLIAQALGKDYDIEIIEAHHRHKKDAPSGTALKLGEAIAAALGAEMDKIGVYGRKGIAPRASGEIGIHAVRAGGIVGEHTILFANEGEQIELLHRCYSRQTFALGAIRAAKYIVQQQPGLYSMQDILAAAVAEA; encoded by the coding sequence ATGATGACCAGGATAGTGATCGTTGGCGTAGCTGGCAGGATGGGGCACCAGGTAGCGACCGCCGCTCTCCAAGACAAGGATATAGAGGTAGTGGGAGGGATAGAATCCTCCGCTCATCCCGATCTGGGCAAGGACATGGGGTTGCTTTGTGGGCAGGCACCGATAGGTGTTTTGGTCAGCGACAACCTGGCAGAGGCCCTGCGCCAAGCAGATACCATCGTTGAATTTACCAATCCAGCGGCGTCTATCGAGCATCTGCAAATAGTTACCCAATATGGAAAGGCAGCTGTCATCGGCACGACCGGTTTTGATACCGCCCAACTGGAAGCCATCCGGCAGATGTCCACCCATGTGCCGATCCTCTTATCACCGAATATGAGCATAGGGGTCAATGTGCTTCTTAGGATGGTGCCCTTGATAGCGCAGGCCTTGGGGAAGGACTACGATATAGAGATCATAGAAGCGCATCACCGGCATAAAAAGGATGCTCCTTCTGGAACAGCCCTGAAGTTGGGTGAGGCTATCGCCGCCGCGCTGGGTGCTGAGATGGACAAGATCGGGGTCTACGGTCGCAAGGGGATAGCCCCACGTGCCAGTGGAGAGATCGGCATCCACGCCGTGCGCGCCGGGGGCATCGTCGGCGAACACACCATTCTCTTTGCTAACGAGGGAGAGCAGATCGAGCTTTTGCACCGTTGTTATAGTCGCCAAACATTTGCCTTAGGAGCCATTCGGGCAGCAAAATACATCGTGCAACAACAGCCCGGGCTTTATTCCATGCAAGATATATTGGCTGCAGCGGTGGCTGAGGCATGA
- a CDS encoding hemolysin family protein: protein MDSETWFEAAVVVVALLLAAFAAAAETAVRSISKTRIQHQLELRGSRSQALKELLESPVVLGSTVIIINTLAMITAASFTTILAMRLAPGNYLNLAAIVVTFVIVLVFCQAVPRSLAMHNPEVTSLWVAGPMQVLATIMRPIVILLSGATCSIERFLGLKPTHGPLVTEEELRILVGAREGEGLIEEDEKEMIRGVFELEETTAREIMVPRIDIFAVEAEMTLAELLPHIIDNGYSRVPVYEETIDNIIGVVYVKDIFKYVQESNLSIKVKEIVRPAYFIPDSKKIDELLRELQQRKVHMAIVVDEYGGTAGLVTIEDLLEEIVGEIQDEYDREEVKIQQISEEEAIFDAAITVHDVNEILSLQLDEEEVDTIGGLVYNRLGKIPLPGDEVKVDDVTVSVISTDGRRIRKVRVKRSAAEQPLDAADA, encoded by the coding sequence TTGGATTCTGAAACGTGGTTCGAAGCGGCCGTCGTAGTGGTAGCCTTGTTGTTAGCGGCCTTCGCCGCTGCCGCGGAGACTGCTGTACGCTCTATAAGCAAGACTAGAATTCAACATCAATTGGAGCTGCGTGGCTCGCGCAGCCAGGCCTTGAAGGAGCTCCTGGAGAGCCCCGTCGTCTTGGGGTCTACGGTAATAATTATCAATACCCTCGCCATGATCACCGCCGCCAGCTTTACTACTATCCTGGCGATGAGATTAGCACCAGGCAATTACCTTAACCTTGCAGCTATAGTTGTGACCTTCGTGATCGTTCTCGTCTTCTGTCAAGCGGTGCCTAGAAGTTTGGCCATGCATAATCCGGAGGTAACCTCCTTATGGGTAGCTGGCCCAATGCAGGTTCTGGCCACCATCATGCGCCCAATCGTTATATTGCTCAGTGGCGCCACCTGCTCGATTGAGAGGTTCCTTGGACTCAAGCCCACTCATGGTCCACTGGTTACGGAGGAGGAGCTGCGGATACTTGTAGGGGCTCGTGAAGGCGAAGGCCTTATTGAAGAGGATGAGAAAGAGATGATCCGTGGTGTCTTCGAGCTGGAGGAGACCACAGCGCGAGAGATAATGGTTCCACGCATAGACATCTTCGCTGTTGAGGCGGAGATGACTCTGGCTGAGCTCCTTCCCCATATCATCGATAATGGCTATTCTCGAGTGCCGGTGTACGAAGAGACTATAGATAACATAATCGGTGTCGTCTACGTCAAAGACATCTTCAAATACGTACAGGAAAGCAATCTGTCCATCAAAGTGAAGGAGATCGTGCGTCCAGCCTATTTCATACCAGATTCGAAAAAGATCGATGAGCTTCTCCGCGAGCTCCAGCAGCGAAAGGTGCACATGGCCATCGTCGTTGACGAGTATGGCGGTACGGCCGGACTGGTAACCATAGAGGATTTGCTTGAGGAGATCGTCGGGGAAATTCAGGACGAGTACGACCGCGAGGAGGTTAAGATTCAACAGATAAGTGAGGAGGAAGCCATCTTCGATGCCGCCATCACTGTTCATGACGTCAATGAGATACTCTCTCTTCAGCTTGATGAGGAGGAGGTAGATACTATTGGTGGACTCGTCTACAACAGGCTAGGCAAGATACCTCTACCCGGTGATGAGGTGAAGGTAGACGACGTAACCGTCTCTGTTATCTCCACTGATGGCCGCCGCATCAGGAAGGTTAGAGTCAAGCGCTCGGCGGCAGAGCAGCCGCTAGATGCAGCAGACGCTTAA
- the dapA gene encoding 4-hydroxy-tetrahydrodipicolinate synthase, with protein MFKGSVVALITPFRNGQIDEKKLRALVEFQIKNGTSALVPCGTTGESATLGGEEQQRVIEITIEAADHRVPVIAGTGANDTAKAIKHTLAAQKVGADGALLVTPYYNKPTQEGLFRHYEAVARETSLPLILYNVPGRTGVNLLPETVARLAKIENIVGIKEASGNLDQVSAIVHLCGPDFAVLSGDDSLTLPMMALGGVGVVSVAANIAPREVAAMVDAFLRGDPQRAKEMHYQLFDLFKALFIETNPIPVKTAAALMGLCELEFRLPLCPMSETNLKKLKETLAACQLVPVA; from the coding sequence ATGTTTAAGGGATCAGTCGTAGCCTTGATTACGCCCTTTAGGAATGGGCAAATCGATGAGAAAAAGCTGCGTGCGCTGGTTGAATTCCAGATCAAAAACGGCACCAGCGCTCTGGTGCCGTGTGGCACGACCGGTGAATCGGCAACGCTCGGTGGTGAAGAGCAGCAAAGAGTGATCGAGATCACTATAGAGGCTGCGGACCACCGGGTGCCGGTGATCGCTGGGACCGGGGCGAACGACACAGCCAAGGCGATCAAGCACACGCTGGCCGCTCAGAAGGTGGGCGCGGATGGGGCGCTACTGGTGACACCCTACTACAACAAACCAACCCAGGAGGGTCTATTCCGCCACTATGAGGCAGTGGCCAGGGAGACAAGTTTACCCCTCATTCTCTATAACGTCCCAGGACGAACAGGGGTGAACCTGTTGCCAGAGACGGTAGCGCGCCTGGCTAAGATTGAGAACATTGTTGGGATCAAGGAGGCTAGCGGTAACCTGGATCAGGTGAGCGCTATCGTGCATCTCTGCGGCCCAGACTTCGCCGTGCTCTCCGGCGACGACTCTTTAACCCTACCGATGATGGCCTTGGGTGGAGTGGGAGTAGTCTCGGTGGCCGCTAACATCGCCCCCCGCGAGGTAGCTGCGATGGTGGACGCCTTCCTGCGAGGAGATCCGCAGCGAGCTAAAGAGATGCACTACCAGCTATTCGATCTGTTCAAAGCCCTCTTTATCGAAACCAATCCGATCCCGGTCAAGACTGCAGCCGCTCTTATGGGGTTGTGCGAGCTCGAATTCCGCCTGCCTCTTTGTCCAATGTCTGAGACAAACTTAAAGAAGCTGAAGGAGACATTGGCTGCCTGTCAGTTGGTTCCCGTGGCTTAG
- a CDS encoding argininosuccinate synthase, with protein sequence MERVILAYSGGLDTSVAIRWLAEKYSLEVIALTVDLGANDRDLEMIREKALKIGAIKAVVVDAKELFVRHFVFPALQAGAIYEGQYPLATALARPLIAKLMVDLARAEGATAVAHGCTGKGNDQVRFDVSVTALAPELRVIAPIREWKMSREEEIEYALKHNIPVPATVRSPYSTDQNLWGRSIECGVLEDPWAEPPEEVYEWTRRIEDTPVEPLYLEIEFEKGIPVAIDGKRLDGVSLISNLNYLAGEHGVGRIDHIENRLIGIKSREIYEAPAAVVLHKAHQSLEDLTLTKDAARFKSKVAAEYADLIYNGLWFSSLHQDLAAYVASSQRHVTGTIRMKLFRGTSQVVGRHSPKSLYSYSLATYDKGDLFDYRAAEGFIKLWGLPLKTQAQVQLFTPAAEIPEIMPPEVGIKNP encoded by the coding sequence GCCTATTCAGGCGGTTTAGATACTTCGGTAGCTATCAGATGGCTGGCTGAAAAATACAGCCTGGAGGTGATAGCCCTTACCGTTGACCTGGGGGCTAATGATCGTGACCTGGAAATGATCAGGGAGAAAGCATTAAAAATCGGTGCGATCAAGGCCGTGGTTGTAGATGCAAAGGAGCTTTTTGTGCGCCATTTCGTCTTCCCTGCGCTACAAGCTGGGGCCATCTACGAGGGCCAGTATCCCTTGGCCACAGCCCTGGCTCGACCATTGATTGCTAAGCTGATGGTTGACCTGGCTCGTGCAGAAGGGGCAACAGCCGTAGCCCACGGCTGTACTGGAAAAGGCAATGACCAGGTCCGTTTCGACGTCTCCGTAACCGCCCTGGCCCCTGAACTGAGAGTCATTGCTCCTATCAGGGAGTGGAAGATGTCACGCGAGGAGGAGATAGAGTATGCACTTAAGCACAATATACCGGTACCGGCGACGGTGCGCTCCCCTTACAGCACTGACCAAAACCTTTGGGGTCGGAGCATCGAGTGTGGCGTCCTGGAAGATCCCTGGGCGGAACCACCTGAAGAGGTATACGAATGGACGCGTCGGATAGAGGATACACCTGTGGAGCCGCTCTACTTGGAAATAGAGTTTGAGAAGGGCATCCCGGTGGCCATAGATGGGAAACGCCTGGACGGAGTGTCGCTTATCAGTAATCTGAACTATTTGGCTGGTGAACACGGCGTAGGGCGCATTGATCACATTGAGAATCGCCTCATCGGTATCAAGTCGCGTGAGATATACGAGGCCCCGGCCGCGGTCGTGTTGCATAAGGCACATCAGAGCCTGGAAGATTTAACACTGACCAAGGACGCTGCCCGCTTCAAGTCCAAGGTTGCGGCTGAATATGCTGACCTTATCTACAACGGATTATGGTTCTCTTCCCTTCACCAGGATCTAGCCGCCTATGTGGCCAGCTCACAACGTCACGTGACAGGCACAATCAGGATGAAACTATTTAGGGGAACCAGTCAGGTAGTGGGGCGCCATTCGCCAAAATCACTGTATAGCTATTCCTTAGCCACCTACGACAAAGGCGACCTCTTCGATTACCGGGCGGCGGAGGGCTTCATTAAGCTCTGGGGATTGCCTTTGAAGACACAAGCCCAGGTGCAGCTCTTCACCCCAGCGGCTGAGATCCCTGAGATTATGCCTCCAGAGGTGGGGATCAAAAACCCTTGA
- the argH gene encoding argininosuccinate lyase has protein sequence MKLWGGRFAKDTSRLVEEFTASIPFDQRLYRYDIAGSIAHCRMLAKQQILSSEEAETICAGLHEILGEIEGGRLQFCLDLEDIHLTIEARLQEKIGDLAGKLHTARSRNDQIALDLCLYLREAIADSVERLIGLQKAILDLAKKHCDVILPGYTHLQRAQPVLLPHHLLAYFEMFQRDIARLQDCYQRTDVLPLGSGALAGVPYPIDRESLAQELHFASISRNSIDAVSDRDFVIEYLAAASLSMMHLSRLAEDLILWSSSEFGFIELDDAYCTGSSIMPQKKNPDVAELVRAKTSRLYGHLVAMLVVLKALPLSYNRDLQEDKEALFDTVDTLLSCLAIFSPLLQTMKIRATRMRTAAEADFSLATDIADYLVRQGLPFRQAHEVVGKMVSWCLANGRTFADMTIEDYRRFSPLFAEDVYQITVETAVAARDCPGGTAPRRVGEAIEADEERLNQNAAWLQKVKQDIILPLIFRPHQT, from the coding sequence ATGAAGTTATGGGGTGGAAGATTTGCCAAGGATACCAGCCGGCTGGTTGAGGAATTTACTGCCTCTATCCCCTTCGATCAGCGCCTCTACCGTTATGACATCGCCGGCAGCATCGCTCACTGTCGCATGCTGGCTAAGCAGCAAATCCTCTCCTCTGAAGAGGCGGAGACGATCTGTGCTGGCCTGCACGAGATCCTAGGCGAGATTGAGGGTGGACGATTGCAGTTTTGCCTTGATCTGGAAGACATCCACCTTACGATAGAGGCCCGCCTGCAAGAGAAGATTGGTGATCTGGCAGGCAAACTGCATACTGCTCGCAGTCGGAACGATCAGATCGCCCTTGACCTCTGTCTCTATCTGCGAGAAGCGATCGCTGACTCGGTTGAGCGACTCATCGGTTTGCAAAAAGCCATTCTTGATCTGGCTAAGAAGCATTGCGACGTAATCTTACCCGGCTATACTCATTTGCAGCGTGCCCAGCCGGTTCTCCTGCCCCATCATCTCCTGGCCTATTTCGAGATGTTCCAGCGAGACATCGCACGTCTCCAGGACTGCTACCAGCGTACTGATGTCTTGCCCCTTGGTTCTGGAGCTCTGGCTGGCGTTCCTTATCCGATCGATCGAGAGAGCCTAGCTCAGGAGCTACACTTTGCCTCCATAAGTCGCAACAGCATTGACGCCGTCAGCGACCGTGATTTCGTCATTGAATATTTGGCTGCTGCTAGTTTGTCTATGATGCATCTGTCACGCCTGGCTGAAGATCTTATCCTTTGGTCATCAAGCGAATTCGGCTTCATCGAGCTCGACGATGCCTACTGCACTGGCAGCAGCATTATGCCTCAAAAAAAGAACCCTGATGTGGCTGAGCTGGTGCGAGCCAAGACCAGCCGTCTCTACGGCCACCTGGTTGCTATGCTGGTGGTGCTTAAGGCCCTTCCCTTATCCTATAATCGGGATTTGCAAGAGGATAAGGAAGCCCTTTTCGATACTGTTGATACTTTGCTCTCGTGTCTAGCTATCTTTAGTCCCTTGCTCCAAACGATGAAGATACGTGCGACGCGCATGCGCACCGCGGCTGAGGCTGATTTCTCTTTAGCTACAGACATTGCCGACTATCTGGTACGGCAGGGGCTACCCTTTCGCCAAGCCCATGAGGTGGTCGGAAAGATGGTCTCCTGGTGCCTGGCTAACGGCCGGACCTTCGCAGATATGACCATTGAGGACTATCGCCGTTTCTCCCCCCTTTTTGCAGAAGATGTGTATCAGATCACGGTAGAAACAGCTGTGGCAGCGCGGGATTGTCCTGGGGGCACCGCTCCGAGACGAGTGGGCGAAGCCATTGAGGCAGACGAAGAGAGATTGAACCAGAATGCTGCCTGGCTTCAGAAAGTGAAACAGGATATCATCCTTCCCCTAATCTTTCGGCCCCACCAAACTTGA
- the lysA gene encoding diaminopimelate decarboxylase, which translates to MTGAYFYHNGHLYGEGVRLADIAEEVGTPTYVYSQAAITHSYREIDRAFAAVPHIVCFSLKSNSNLAISRLLAGLGAGADIVSGGELFKAIEAGFDPGKIVYASVGKTVPEIEYALQNRILMFNVESQAEMETIAAVAERLHCRAPIALRLNPDIEAKTHPYITTGMKQYKFGIPTEEALTLYQQAMTLPSLEPVGIQMHIGSQLLKVQPIVDAARKLLEVYDHLREMGLSLRYVDIGGGLGITYRDEAPEGPQVLAKTIVPMIKERDCTLIVEPGRFIVGNAGVLLTRVLYIKRNELKKFVIVDAAMNDLIRPALYDAYHAILPLVEKRETEVVDVVGPVCESGDFLAREREMVIVEQGELLAVQSAGAYGFSMSSNYNARPRAAEVLVSGDHWKLVRRRETYEDLVRGEDQA; encoded by the coding sequence ATGACGGGAGCCTATTTCTACCATAATGGCCACCTCTATGGCGAGGGAGTTCGCCTGGCTGACATCGCCGAAGAGGTCGGAACACCAACCTATGTCTATAGCCAGGCCGCCATCACACATAGTTATCGGGAGATCGATCGCGCCTTTGCGGCCGTGCCACACATTGTTTGCTTTTCTCTCAAGTCGAACTCCAACCTGGCCATCAGTCGCCTATTAGCTGGGTTGGGAGCAGGGGCAGACATCGTCTCTGGGGGTGAGCTCTTCAAGGCGATCGAAGCCGGATTCGACCCGGGCAAGATCGTCTACGCCAGCGTCGGCAAGACTGTCCCCGAGATAGAATACGCTCTCCAGAACCGTATCCTGATGTTCAACGTTGAGTCTCAGGCGGAGATGGAGACCATCGCTGCCGTCGCTGAAAGGCTGCATTGTCGGGCGCCGATCGCCCTGCGCCTGAATCCTGATATAGAGGCGAAGACGCATCCTTATATCACGACGGGGATGAAGCAGTATAAATTCGGGATCCCCACTGAGGAAGCACTCACCCTCTACCAACAAGCTATGACGCTACCGAGCCTTGAGCCGGTTGGGATACAGATGCACATCGGCTCTCAGCTCTTGAAAGTGCAACCAATCGTAGATGCGGCGCGGAAGTTGCTTGAGGTATATGATCACCTAAGGGAGATGGGGTTAAGTCTCCGTTACGTGGACATCGGCGGTGGGCTTGGCATCACTTATCGGGATGAAGCGCCGGAGGGTCCACAGGTGTTGGCTAAGACGATTGTGCCTATGATCAAAGAAAGAGACTGCACTTTAATCGTCGAACCGGGACGGTTCATCGTGGGCAATGCCGGAGTTTTATTGACGCGGGTGCTCTACATTAAAAGAAACGAATTAAAAAAGTTCGTCATCGTTGACGCCGCGATGAATGATTTGATCCGACCCGCTCTCTACGATGCCTACCATGCTATCCTCCCCCTGGTGGAAAAGAGGGAAACCGAGGTAGTGGACGTAGTAGGCCCGGTGTGTGAATCAGGCGATTTCTTGGCCCGTGAACGAGAGATGGTCATAGTGGAACAAGGGGAACTACTGGCAGTGCAGAGCGCGGGGGCTTACGGCTTTTCGATGTCTTCAAATTACAATGCTAGACCACGTGCCGCTGAAGTACTGGTAAGCGGTGACCACTGGAAATTAGTTAGGAGACGGGAGACCTATGAGGATCTTGTGCGGGGGGAGGATCAGGCGTGA
- a CDS encoding LL-diaminopimelate aminotransferase, with the protein MSQEIKMGVPVSVAQRLQQIPPYLFLEIDRKKKEVVAKGVDIINLGIGDPDLPTPPEIVEALARAAADPLNQRYPESEGLPSFRQACAEWYKRRFSVDLDPGSEVLTLIGAKEGIGHLPLALVDPGDIVLIPDPAYPVYQSGTVFASGQPYFMPLLRENDFLPDLKAIPPETATRAKLMFLNYPNNPTGAVAPSDFYAQVVEFAQRYNVVIAQDNTYSEISFDGYRPPSFLQSPGAKEVGIEFHSLSKTFNMTGWRIGFAVGKAEIIGALGKVKSNLDSGAFQAVQQAGIVALSQAESVGQANSRIYQERRDVLIVALYAAGLVTEKTKATFYVWAPVPMGFTSAQFVAFLIEKAGIVCTPGSGFGPHGEGYVRMALTADTQRLAEAGRRIQEALQ; encoded by the coding sequence ATGAGCCAGGAGATTAAGATGGGTGTTCCTGTCTCTGTAGCTCAGCGACTCCAACAGATACCCCCTTATTTATTCCTGGAGATCGATCGCAAGAAAAAAGAGGTCGTCGCCAAAGGAGTAGATATCATCAATCTGGGCATCGGCGACCCGGACCTGCCGACACCACCCGAGATAGTCGAGGCCCTGGCCAGGGCGGCAGCTGATCCCCTCAATCAGCGCTATCCGGAATCAGAGGGCCTCCCTTCCTTCCGCCAGGCTTGCGCCGAGTGGTATAAGAGGCGTTTCTCCGTAGATTTGGACCCCGGAAGCGAGGTGTTGACCCTAATCGGGGCTAAAGAAGGGATCGGACATCTACCTCTAGCCCTCGTCGATCCGGGCGATATCGTCTTGATTCCAGATCCGGCGTATCCCGTTTACCAATCGGGAACCGTCTTTGCCAGCGGGCAGCCCTACTTTATGCCCCTTCTCCGCGAGAATGATTTCCTACCCGACCTGAAGGCCATTCCCCCCGAAACAGCGACCAGGGCCAAACTAATGTTTCTCAATTATCCAAACAACCCGACCGGCGCTGTAGCCCCCTCCGACTTCTACGCGCAGGTGGTAGAGTTCGCCCAGCGATACAATGTGGTGATCGCCCAAGATAACACCTATTCAGAGATAAGCTTCGATGGCTACCGCCCGCCCAGCTTCCTTCAGTCCCCGGGAGCTAAAGAAGTGGGCATTGAATTTCATTCCCTCTCCAAGACATTTAATATGACGGGCTGGCGAATCGGATTCGCCGTTGGCAAAGCAGAGATCATTGGGGCCCTAGGTAAAGTTAAGAGCAATCTAGATTCTGGGGCATTCCAGGCCGTCCAGCAGGCAGGGATCGTAGCCTTGAGTCAGGCAGAGTCCGTGGGGCAGGCAAACAGCCGAATCTACCAGGAGCGGCGTGACGTCCTGATCGTTGCCCTGTATGCGGCAGGTTTGGTCACAGAGAAAACCAAAGCTACCTTCTACGTCTGGGCACCCGTGCCGATGGGGTTCACCTCAGCCCAATTTGTTGCTTTTTTGATCGAAAAGGCCGGCATCGTTTGCACCCCAGGCAGTGGATTCGGTCCTCATGGTGAGGGCTATGTGCGAATGGCCTTGACAGCTGATACTCAGCGCCTGGCCGAGGCAGGACGACGCATCCAGGAGGCTCTACAGTAG